In a single window of the Rhodamnia argentea isolate NSW1041297 chromosome 2, ASM2092103v1, whole genome shotgun sequence genome:
- the LOC115737307 gene encoding F-box protein At5g49610-like, with product MYGGSRAAQLVTVPSPSSVKKKMWNSLPLDVLAKIFSFLSPESLARANSACRHWHRCGRGYLLSMGSAVTWKHPPWFVAVPIRSLSGCCYVHNPNSDNWHAVPLDFLADPVRLISPIGGGLILLRSTSTTVHQLALCNPFTRQYKRLPKLNIPRTNPATGIVMLDPSRGASFPAFRVYVAGGMSDAPRGCGTYESTLEAYDSARERWQIIRPMPVEFAVRLTVWTPDESVCCDGVLYWMTSARAYSIMGFEIETNNWHELSVPLADQLEFAALIRHNGRLTLVGGTCSGAVSVWKLREGEVWSLVEEMPRELGSKLLGGKANWGGTKCVGTDGVMCLYRDLGSGMVVWREMKDNGRWEWFWVEGCCSIRGKKVQNFPIRAVLLHPNLAPSHFLN from the coding sequence GCCGCGCAGCTCAGCTAGTTACAGTACCTTCACCATCttctgtgaaaaaaaaaatgtggaacAGCCTTCCATTGGACGTCCTGGCCAAgatcttctccttcctctcgcCGGAATCGTTGGCCCGGGCCAACTCGGCTTGCCGGCATTGGCACAGGTGTGGCAGAGGTTACCTGCTGAGCATGGGATCAGCGGTGACGTGGAAGCATCCACCGTGGTTTGTGGCGGTGCCTATTCGCAGCCTCAGTGGATGTTGCTATGTCCACAATCCGAACTCGGATAATTGGCATGCCGTTCCCCTTGATTTCTTGGCGGACCCAGTGAGGCTAATTTCCCCTATTGGTGGTGGTCTTATCCTGTTAAGATCCACAAGTACCACGGTCCACCAATTAGCTCTATGTAATCCTTTTACAAGGCAATACAAGCGATTGCCGAAGCTGAACATTCCGCGCACCAATCCGGCCACAGGAATAGTAATGTTGGACCCCAGCCGAGGTGCTTCATTCCCTGCCTTCAGGGTGTACGTAGCTGGAGGAATGTCTGATGCCCCACGCGGTTGCGGCACGTATGAGTCCACGTTGGAAGCCTACGATTCAGCTCGTGAGAGGTGGCAGATTATCAGGCCGATGCCGGTGGAATTTGCAGTGAGGCTGACGGTCTGGACTCCAGATGAAAGTGTATGCTGTGATGGGGTGCTGTACTGGATGACCTCAGCCAGGGCCTACAGCATCATGGGCTTCGAGATCGAGACAAATAATTGGCATGAACTAAGCGTACCGTTAGCAGACCAGCTCGAATTCGCGGCGCTGATTCGCCACAACGGGAGGCTGACGCTAGTTGGCGGGACATGCAGCGGAGCAGTATCCGTGTGGAAGCTCCGTGAAGGTGAGGTTTGGAGTTTGGTTGAGGAAATGCCACGTGAATTGGGGTCGAAACTGTTAGGCGGGAAGGCGAATTGGGGCGGTACAAAATGTGTAGGTACTGATGGGGTTATGTGTTTGTATAGAGATCTTGGGTCAGGTATGGTAGTTTGGAGGGAAATGAAAGATAATGGGAGATGGGAATGGTTTTGGGTTGAAGGGTGCTGTTCTATCAGAGGGAAAAAGGTGCAGAATTTCCCAATAAGAGCAGTGCTCCTTCATCCGAATCTTGCTCCATCTCACTTCCTCAATTAA